CCCCGCCCGCCTGCGAAACCCCCTACGCCGACGGTTTCGAGAAAATCCCCGGCACACTGGGCGATGCGCTGGACGCCCTGCGCGACGACGCCGCACTCAGCCAGGGCCTGGGCCCCGACGTCGTGCGCTACTTCCGCCGCATCAAGCGCAGCGAAATCGACCGCCACGCCCAGGCCGACGACAAGGCCGATTTCGAACGGCGCGAATACTTCAGCCGCATCTGAACCCTTCCACCACCATGATCCACATCCGATTCATCGCCGCCGACCAGTCGGTACAAGACATCCAGGCCGAACCCGGCCAGAGCCTCATGAAGGCCGCCGTAGACGCCAACGTGCGCGGCATCGAAGCCGACTGCGGCGGCACCCTGACCTGCGCCACCTGCCACGTCATGGTCAACGCGCCCTGGATTCACCAGCTGCCGCCCCCAGTGGCCGACGAGGGCGACATGCTGGACTTCGCCGCCTGCCCGGCCCAGCCCGACAGCCGCCTGAGCTGCCAGATCGTGCTCACGCCCGAGCTCGACGGCCTGGTGGTGCGGTTGCCGGAAAGGCAGCATTAGGCTCCCCCCGCGCCGCCTGCGGCGTCACCCCCCAGGGGGCGATGCCTGCGGCCTGGCGGAGCCAGTTCCGCGGCATCCTGGGCGCGGGCACGTGCGCCGGAGGCACACTGTGCTGCTGCGAGTCTTCCTTAACCACCCTTCCATCCCCCTTATGACCTCCTACACATTCACCCCGCCCCCCGTCGTGTCCGTGCCTGTGGTCGGCCGTGCCGAGCGCTTTCCGGTCCACCGCATCTACTGCGTGGGCCGCAATTACGAAGAACACGCCAAAGAGATGGGCTTCACCGGCCGCGAGCCGCCGTTCTTCTTTCTCAAGCCGGCCGACGCGATCGTGGTCGCCGAGCCGGGCCAGGTGGCCACCATCCCTTATCCCAGCCTCACGGCCAACCTGCACCACGAGATTGAACTGGTCGTGGCGATCGGCCGGGGCGGGCGCGGCATCAAGGCCGAAGACGCCGCCAGCCACATCTACGGCTACGCGGTCGGCCTGGACATGACGCGCCGCGACCTGCAGACCGAGATGAAGAAGCAGGGCCGGCCCTGGTGCATCGGCAAGGGCTACGACCAGTCGGCCCCCATCGGCCCGATCAACCCCGCGGCAGACGCGGGCGACATCCACCACGCGGCCATCTGGCTGCAGGTCAACGGCAGCGACCGCCAGCGCAGCGCGGTCAGCCAACTCATCTGGAACGTGGCCGAAACCATCGAGCACCTCTCCAACGCCTGGGAGCTGCAGGCCGGTGACCTGATCTACACCGGCACCCCCGCGGGCGTGGGCGCGGTGGTGCGCGGCGACACCATGAGCGGCGGCATCGACGGATTGAGCGGCATCACCGTCCAGGTGGCCTGAACCCGGCCCGCCAGCCCCGGGTTTACCCCCGGGGGCTCCTTCCTATAATTCCGCAGGGGTGAATTGGTTTTACAAAAATAAATCACGCAAACCACGCCCGCGATCCCGTTTGCGGGTTTGACCCCTGCCCGACGCGGTGCGAAACCCTTACCGTTGTCGGGTCTTGCCTTCCCTCATTTTTCGACCGACCCCAGGAGACCTCCCCATGATCCAGCGCAGAACCCTGCTTCAATCCGGCGCCGCCGTGGCCTTTGGCGCGCCCGCCCTCGTCGGCTTTGCCCAGCAGACCGTCACCCTCAAGTTCCACACCTTCATGTCGCCGCAGTCCAACGTGTGGCTCAACATGCACAAGGCCTGGATGGACAAGGTCACCAAGGACTCCGACGGCCGCATCAAGTTCGAGGCCTATCCCGCCATGCAGCTGGGTGGCTCGCCGGTGCAGCTCTACGACCAGGCCAAAGACGGCGTGGTCGACATCGTCTGGACCCTGCCGGGCAACACCCCGGGCCGCTTCCCGCGCATCGAGGTGTTCGAGCTGCCGTTCATGATGAACAACGCCGAAGCCACCTCCAAGGCCTACTGGGAATACGTGCAGACCGTCGCCAAGGACGAGTTCAAGGAAGTGCAGCCGATCGCCCTGCAGGTGCATGGCCCGGGCATGTTCCACATGCGCAACAAGCAGGTCAAGACCGCCGAAGACCTCAAGGGCTCCAAGGTGCGCGGCCCGACCCGCCAGATCACCAAGATGCTCGGCTACCTGGGCGCCACGCCCGTGGGCATGCCGCTGCCGCAGATCCCCGACGCGCTCTCCAAGGGCGTGATCGACGGCTGCGTGATCCCCTGGGAAGTGGTGCCTGCGGTGAAGGTCCAGGAACTGGCCAAGTTCCACAGCGAGTTCGACCCCTCGGGCGGCGCGCTCTACACCACCACCTTCATCCTGGCGATGAACAAGGCCAAGTACTTCTCGCTGCCGCCCGACCTCAAGGCCGTCATCGACAAGAACTCGGGCCTGGAAACCTCGGCCTGGCTGGGCAAGGTGCAGCAAAGCGGCGACAAGCCGGGCCGCGAGTCCGCCGTGAAACTCGGCAACACGATCCACACCATCCCCGCGGCCGAGGCGCAGGAATTCAAGCGCAAGGCCCGCCTGGTGGAGGTGGAGTGGGTGCAGGACATGGACAAGCGCGGCTTCAACGGCAAGCAGCTGCTCGACACCGCCAAGGCCCTGATCGAAAAGCACGGCAAGACCACCAAAGGCTGAGCGCCACCCGCGCCGGGGCCCGCGCCCCACGCGTCTTGAAGGGCTCCGCAAGGGGCCCTTTTTCATTTCCCCCTACACTTTGCGGCATGCACCGCAGCCCCATCCAGCACTGCAGACAATGCGGCGCCGCCGTCAGCTACCGCATCCCCGACGACGGCGACACCAAGCCCCGCGCGGTCTGCCCCGCCTGCCACACCATCCACTACGAAAACCCGCTCAACGTGGTCGGCACCGTGCCCGTGTGGGGCGAGACCGGCGAATACGTGCTGCTCTGCCTGCGCAACATCGAACCCCGCCGGGGCAAGTGGACGCTGCCCGCGGGCTTCATGGAACTGGGCGAAACCACCGCGCAGGGCGCGGCCCGCGAGACCGACGAAGAAGCCGGCGCGCAGTTCGAGATGGGCGAGATCTTCACCCTCATGAACGTCGCGCGGGTGGGTCAGGTCCACATGTACTACCGCGCGCGCCTGCTCAGCACGCAGTTCAACCCCGGCACCGAAACCATCGAAGCCCGGCTGTTCACCGAAGACCAGATTCCCTGGGACGAGATCGCCTTTCGCACCGTCAAGGAAACGCTGGAACACTATTTCGCCGACCGGCGCGCGGGCCGTTTCGGTTTTCACGCCTTCGACATCGCCTGAGCGCAGCGGCTGAGCCCATGGCGTTCGCACCGATGGGCTTGACCGGTCGCGCCCCGCAGGCATGACAGCCCTCGAAGCCCAGATTGGCTGGCGCGGCGCCTGCCTGGCCTGGGCCGGGCTGCACCTGCTGGTGGGCCTGCCACTCAACCTGGCGCTGCCCCGCGCCGCGGCCCTGGACTTCAGACCCGTTCGATGACCAACGCGATCCCCTGCCCCACCCCGATGCACATGGTGCACAGCGCGTAGCGCCCGCCCGTGGCGTGCAGGCGGTTCACCGCCGTGGTGGCCAGGCGCGCGCCGCTGGCACCCAGCGGGTGGCCCAGCGCGATGGCGCCGCCCCAGGCGTTCACGCGTTCATCGTCGTCTCTCAGACCCAGGGTGCGCAGCACGGCCAGGCCCTGGGCGGCGAAGGCTTCGTTGAGTTCGATCACGTCGAGCTGCTCCAGCGTGAGGCCGGTGAGGGCCAGCACCTTCTGCGTGGCCGGCGCCGGGCCCATGCCCATGATGCGCGGGGCCACACCGGCCGTGGCCATGCCGACGATGCGGGCCTTGGGGGTCAGACCGTTCTTCGCCGCCGTGGCTTCGTCGGCCAGCAGCAGGGCGCAGGCGCCGTCGTTCACGCCGCTGGCGTTGCCGGCCGTCACGCTGCCGTCCGGTTTGACCACGCCCTTGAGCCTGGCCAGGGCTTCGAGGCTGGTCTCGCGTGGGTGTTCGTCGGTGTCCACGATGAGGGCGTCGCCCTTCTTCTGCGGGAGGCTGACCGGGCAGATCTCGCGCGCCAGGTGGCCGGCTTTGATGGCCACCACGGCTTTCATCTGGCTGGCCAGGGCCATGCGGTCCTGGGCTTCGCGCTCGATCTTGAACTCGGTCGCCACGTTTTCGGCGGTTTCGGGCATGGAATCGACGCCGTACTGGGCTTTCATGAGTTTGTTAACGAAGCGCCAGCCGATGGTGGTGTCGTAGACGGCGTTGTTGCGGCTGAAGGCGCTCTCGGCTTTGGGCATGACGAAGGGGGCGCGGCTCATGCTTTCCACGCCGCCGGCGATCATGAGGCCGGCCTCACCGGCCTTGATGGCGCGGGCGGCCGTGCCCACGGCGTCCAGGCCGGAGCCGCACAGGCGGTTGATGGTGGCGCCGGGCACCTCCAGCGGCAGGCCGGCGAGCAGGCTGCTCATGCGGGCGACGTTGCGGTTGTCCTCACCGGCCTGATTGGCGCAGCCGTAGAGCACGTCGGTGATGGCGGCCCAGTCCACGCTCGGGTTGCGCGCCATCAGGGCGCGCAGCGGGATGGCGCCGAGGTCGTCGGTGCGCACGCTGCTGAGGGCGCCGCCGTAGCGGCCGAAGGGGGTGCGGATCGCGTCGCAGATGTAGGCCTGGGTCATGGGGTGTCCTGTTGGGGAAGGTGGAACAGGCTGGTCGCTTCGAGGTCCAGCACCTCGTGGCCGGCCGCGTTGAAGAGTTGCCAGCGCCAGCGCAGGATGCCGAGCGTGGGCTTGCTGCTGGCCCGGCGTGTGTCGATCACCGTCGCGCGCAGGCTCAGCCGGTCCCCGGCGCGCACCGGGTGTGGCCATTTCACGTAGGCCAGCCCTGGCGAGGCAAACGACTCCGAGCCCTGCAAGGCCGCGTCGGCGACCAGCCGCATGGCGATGCCGCAGGTCTGCCACCCGCTGGCGATCAGCCCGCTGTGGATGCCGGCAACGGCCGCTTGCGGATCGGTGTGAAACCACTGGGGGTCGTACCGTTGCGCAAAGTCGATCAGCTCGGCTTCACCCAGCTCGTAGGGCCCCGCCTCGATGACCTGCCCCGCATGGAATTCGACGAACTTCATGTGTGTTTCCTTCTGAGCCAGGGGCTGACACGGTAGCGCTCACCGCGGTAATGCGCGTCGAGCGCCTCCAGCACCTGCGTGACGCCAGCCACGCTCCAGCGCGCCAGCCACTCGAACGGCCCGGCCGGGTAGTTGACGCCGAGCTTCATCGCGGCGTCGGCGCCTTCGGGGGTGCACACGCCTTGCAGCACGGCGTCTGCGGCTTCGTTGATCAGCATGGCGATCGTGCGCGCCACCACCAGCCCGGGGGCATCGGCCATGGGCACGGGCACAAAGCCGAGTGCGGTAAGCCACGCCGGGGCCTGCTCGCGCCAGTCGGCCCTGGCCTGCGGTGCCACCGCATAGGCGAGCGCGCCGCCGGGAGCCGCTGGCCACAACAGCGGGCGGTCGAACACCGCCACATCGGCAACCCCTTCACGCGCCGCGATCTCACCCGCGGTGCGTCCATCCGTCAGCACGAGCCGGGCGGCGCCGATGGCCAGGCCCACCCAGGCGCTCTGTCGCTGGCGCGAGGGCGCTGCGTCGCCGGACAAGCGGCCCTCGGCGACGAGCTGTTCCAGCCGGTCGGCGATCTCGCCGTCGCCGTGCACGGTGACGGGTCCCATCGCCAGCGGCACCTCGGGCGCGGTTGCGGGCAACGCCGGCACGCCCTCGGGGTAGGTGTAGAAGCCGCGCCCGCTCTTGCGGCCCAGCAGGCCACCGTCCACCAGCTCGCGCTGCACCAGCGAAGGCACGTAGCGCTTGTCGCCAAAGTTGGCCTCGAAGACCGAGTTCGTGACGGCGAAGTTGGTGTCGTGGCCGATCAGGTCCATCAGCTCACAGGGCCCCATGCGAAAGCCCGCCGCCTTCAAGCAGGCGTCCAGGCGCTGCGGCGTGGCCACCTGCTCCTGCAGCAGGGCCAGGGTCTCGGCGTAATACGGTCGCGCGATGCGGTTGACGATGAAGCCCGGCGTGCTCCGCGCGTGCACCGGCACCTTGCCCCAGGCCACGCTCAGGGCTTCGATGGCCTGTGCCACCGCGGCATCGGTCTGCAGGCCGGACACCACCTCCACCAGCTTCATTTGCGGCACGGGGTTGAAGAAATGCATGCCCACGAAACGCTCGGGCCGCTGCAGGCCGTTGGCGATGGCGGTGACGGAAATCGACGAGGTGTTGGACGCCAGGATGGCGGTCTCGCCGACCACCGACTCCAGTTGCCGGAACAGGCTGCGCTTGGCATCGAGGTTTTCGACGATGGCCTCGACCACCAGTGCGGCGCCCGCGGCCGCGTCCAGCGAGCCGATGGGCTCGATGCGCGCCAGTGTGGCCACCGCGGCCTCGGCGGTGATCCTGCTCTTGGCCACCAGGCCGTCGAGCGTCGCCGCGAGCTTCGACTTGGCCTGCGCCGCGGCACCCTCGCGCATGTCGAACAGAAACACCGGGTGGCCCGCCTGGGCCGCTACCTGCGCGATGCCCGCGCCCATAATGCCGGCGCCGACAACCAGCACCGGCGCGTTGTGGAGAGGGGTCATGTGGCGCTCGGAATCCAGGTGGCGGGCCGTTTGGCGAGGAAGGCGGCGAAGCCCTCGCGCGCCTCGTCGGTGCCGCGCACGCGGCCGATGGTCTGTGCGGTCAGCTCGCGCGCTTCGGGCGTGATCGGTCCGACCTGCAGCTGAGCAAACAGCTGCTTGATCTCGCGCTGGGCGTTGGGGCCACCGGCGAGCAGCTCCTGGACGGTCGCATCCACCGCAGCGTCCAGCGCCTCCGGCGGCACCACCTGCTGCACCAGACCGATGGCCAGCGCTTTCGCGGCACCGATGCGTGTGGTGGTGAGGGCCAGCCACTTCGCCTGGCGCTTGCCCACCGCGTTGGTCACATAGGGGCCGATCACGGCCGGCAGGATGCCGAACTTCGCTTCGCTGACGGAGAAACTGGCGTTGTCGGCGGCCACCGCGACATCACAGGCGCAGGTCAGGCCGACGCCCCCGCCGAGCGCCGCGCCCTGCACCCGCGCCACCGTGGGCTTGGCGCAGGCTTCGATGCGCGCCAGCATGCCGGCAAAACGGCGTGCGTCCGCCAGATTCCATTCATGGCTCGCGGCGCTGGCGCGCTGCATCCACTGCAGGTCGGCCCCCGCGCTGAAATGTTTGCCATCGCCCGCCAGCACGATCACGCGCACGGAAGGATCGGCCTCCAGCTCGGTGAACGCAGCGTCGAGTTCGCCGATCATGGTCTCGTCGAAAGCGTTGAACACCGCCGGGCGCGACATGGTGACCTGGGCCACGCCAGGGGCGCGCCGCGAAACGACCAAGGTATCAAAAATGCTCATGTCCGTGGGTCCGTTCATCAATAGGTTTCCAGGTGCAGCCGCCCCTCGCGCCTGAGCGCCGCGCCGATCTGCTCCCAGCTCAACCCGGCCTGGGTCGCCACATCGCGCAGCGCCAGCACCACACCCTCTTCCATGCTCTTCAAGCCACACACGTAGAAATACGTGTTCGGGTCCTGCAGCAGCACGGCCAGGTCGGCCGCGCGCTCGCGCATCGCGTCCTGCACGTAGCGTTTGGGTTTGTTCTTCTCGCGCGAGAAGGCGAAGTGGGTGTCGATGAAGTCCTTGGGCAGGTTCTGCAAGGGGCCGAAGTACGGCAGTTCTTCTTTCGTGCGCGCACCGAAGAACAGCATCAATTTCCCGCCCTCGAACTTGCCGCTTTGCCGCAGGCGCCGGCGCCACTCCGTCATCGCCCGCATGGGCGCGCTGCCCGTGCCGGTGCAGATCATCACGATGTTGGATTTGGGGTGATTGGGCATCAGGAAGCTGGTGCCGAAGGGCCCGATCACCTCGACCGTGTCCCCCACCTGCAGGTCGCACATGAAGTTGCTGGCCACACCGCGCACGGGCTGGCCCTGGTGGTCTTCGAGCACGCGCTTGATGGTGAGCGACAGGTTGTTGTAGCCCGGGCGCTCGCCGTTGCGCGGGCTGGCGATGGAGTATTGGCGCGGGTGGTGCGGCCTGCCCTGGGCGTCGGTGCCGGGCGGCACGATGCCGATGGATTGGCCTTCGAGCACGGGGAAGGGCATGGCGCCGAAGTCGAGCACGATGTGGTGGGTGTCGTAGTCGTGGCCGGCCTGTTTGCCCACTTCGGTCACGCGCACATTGCCGGTGACGGTGGCGGTGACGGTCTTCTGCGCGGCCTTGGGGCCGTAGAGGTTGGTGTAGGCGTGAGCGGCGCTCCAGGGCGGGATGATCGATCCGTAGGCGGCGGACTTGAAGCTTTCCTGGCCGCTGGGGTCGGTGGCGGGTGTTTCGGCGGCGGTTTCGGTCTCGGCTTCGGTCTCGGTGGTTGCGGGTTCGGCCACATCGGCCACTGCATCCCCCACGAGTGCGGCGCGCTCGGCCGCCGTGAGTTCGGCCGGCAGGTTGTCCCAGCTCAGCTGTTCGGCCAGTGAGTAGGCCTTGATGCGCGGCATGGTGCGGTAGTTGTCGATGGAGCCGGTGGGGCACGGCGAGATGCAGTCGTTGCACCAGTTGCATTTGTCGGCATCGACCACGTAGTTGCGCGAGTCGTGCGTGATGGCCTGCACCGGGCAGATGGATTCGCAGGTGTTGCAGCGGATGCAGATCTCGGGGTCGATCAGGTGCTGCTTGATCACAGCCGATGCGGCGGGCGCGTTCATGGGGGGTCTCCGTGGGGGTGTTTTGGGCAGTGTATTTCTGGGTGCTTGGCTTGTTTCGGGGTGCTACTTTTGCCTGGTTGCTGCGCTGGTCTTTTTCGGGCTTCTGGGTTGGCTTTGGGTCTTTCTCTGGCCTCTGCTTTTGCGTTGGCCTGGCGCCGCGCGACGCGGTGCGGCCGACTCCGTTCGTGTCCCCCGCCGGCCTGCGGCCAGCTCCTCCTTGACCTCACTGCGCCAGCCACACCGCGTCGCGCTGGTGGGCGCTCGCGCAGAGAGAAGAGACAGCTCCCCCTTCTGCGCCAAGGCCGCCCCTCCGGAGCGCATGCCCTAACCGGGAATGCCGCAGAACCGGCTTTGCCAAGCTGCGTCTCCGGAGCGCGGGCCTTAACCCAGGATGCCGCGGAACTGGCTTTGCCAGGCCGCAGGCATCGTCCCCCCTTCAAGCGCCGAAGGCGCGCCAGAAAGGGGGGAAGCCGCGAAGCGGCGCAGGGGGGTTATCCGAATCTCACATACTCGAAGTCCACCGGCTGCCGGTTGATGCCCATCACCGGCGGCGCAATCCAGTTGGCGAACTTGCCCGGGTCGACCACGCGGCCCATCAGGCTGGCGACAAAGGCGCGGTCGCCCTCGCTGGGCAGCCAGTGGTCGCGGTTGGCGGCCCATTCCGACTCGGACACCACGCGGCCGTCGGGTGCGACCTTCACGCCCTTCAAGAGGCCGATGTTGCGGTGGAAGGCCTTGTGCGGCACGGTCAGGCGGAACGGGATGCCGGCCTTCTCGATCACCTTGTTCCAGCGCTCCACGCCGCCGATGCTGTCCTTGATGTAGTCGTCGCGCAGCACCTCGTTGAGCGCGTTGAGCATGGGCACTTCTTTTTCGACGAGTTGGCCGTTCTGCACGTTGAGCACTTTGTAGAACTGGCCTTTGAGCACGTGGTCGTCGGTGCGTTTGCCTTCTTCGTAGCGGCCTTTCAAGCCGGTGGAGTAGAAGGTGGCGGCGTTGCTGGATTCGTCGGCGCCGAAGAGGTCGATGGTGACGCTGAAGTGGAAGTTCAGGTAGCGCTGGATGGTGGGCAGGTCGATCACGCCGGCGGCGCGCAGCTTGGCCGGGTCGTCGGTCTTGAGCTCGTTCATCACCTGGCAGGTGCGGTTGATGACGCGGCTCACACCGCTCTCGCCCACGAACATGTGGTGGGCTTCTTCGGTCAGCATGAACTTGGTGGTGCGCGCCAGCGGGTCGAAACTGCTCTCGGCCAGGGCGCAGAGCTGGAACTTGCCGTCGCGGTCGGTGAAGTAGGTGAACATGAAGAAGCTCAGCCAGTCGGGCGTCTCTTCGTTGAAGGCTTCGAGGATGCGTGGGTTGTCGGCGTTGCCGCTGTTGCGCTCCAGCAGGGCCTCGCCTTCTTCGCGGCCGTCCTTGCCAAAGTACTTGTGCAGCAGGTAGACCATGGCCCAGAGGTGGCGGCCTTCTTCGACGTTGACCTGGAACAGGTTGCGCAGGTCGTACTGGCTGGGGCAGGTCAGGCCCAGGTGGCGCTGCTGCTCGACCGAGGCCGGCTCGGTGTCGCCTTGCGTCACGATGATGCGGCGCAGGTTGGCGCGGTATTCGCCGGGGATGTCCTGCCAGGCGGCTTCGCCCTTGTGGTCGCCGAAGTGGATCTTGCGGTCGGCCTCGGCGGGGTTGAGGAAGATGCCCCAGCGGTAGTCGGGCATCTTGACGTGGCCGAACTGGGCCCAGCCCTGCGGGTCCACGCTGATGGCCGTGCGCAGGTAGACGTCGAAGTTCTGCGAGCCGTCCGGGCCCATATCGTCCCACCATTTGAGGTAGTTGGGCTGCCACTGTTCCAGCGCGCGCTGCAGCGTGCGGTCTTCGCTCAGGTTGACGTTGTTGGGGATCTTGTCGCTGTAGTCGATGGTGGACATGGGGGTCTCCTGCGGGTGGGTGAGCTGTAGCGGATGGCGGTCGAGAGAGGTGGCGCAAATGCGGGGATGCGGTGGAACCGGCTTCGCCGGGCCACTCGCATCGCCCCCTGGGGGGTGACGCGCGCAGCGCGGCGCGGGGGGTACTTAAACCCTGTTGAAATCGAAGGCCGCTTTGTCGCCCTTGCCGTAGACCTTCAGGGCGCCTTTTTCTCCCACGGCGTTGGGGCGCTGGAAGATCCAGTTCTGCCAGGCGGTCAGGCGCCCGAAGACGCGGGTGGCCATGTTTTCTTTCTGGGCGAAGCGCAGGTTGGCCTCCAGGCCGGTCAGGGCGTCGGGCGACATGGCGGCGCGCTCTTCCAGCGCCAGGCGCACCTCGTCGGCCCAGTCGATGTCGTCGGGCGCGGCGGTCACCAGCCCCAGGGCGAAGGCGGCGTCGGCGTCCAGGGCCTGGCCGATGGCGCCGCGCGCGGCTTGCATGGGGCCGGCTTCTTCGTAGAAGCGGCGCTGCAGGCGCGACTGGTCGTTCACCATGGGCAACGAACCAAAATTTTCATCGGACAAGGTCAGTCGCGGCGCTTTTTCAGGCTGATCTGGCAATGCCAGCATGTAGGTACGGTCGGCGCAAAAGGCCAGCTCAGCCAGCGTCCCGGCAAAACACGAACCCTCATCGATCAAAGCGAACAGGCTGCGAGAAGACACGTCCAGACGCGCGAAGGTGCGGCGCAGAAGCCCTTGGACCTCGCGAACCAACCAGTGATCGGCAAAGCGCTCGCGAAGCTGGTCGCACGCCAGCACAGCGGCGGCATCGCCCTCGGTTTTCAGGATCCAGGTGCCGATGTCGAGTTCGTTGGTGCGCAGGTTGAGGATGGCGTCGTCCAGTTCGCGGGCCATCTGCAGCGGGTACCAGGCGGCACCGGCGGCTTCGATGCCTGCGATGTCGGTGGGCTGGGCGCCGCTCGGGGCTTTGATGGTGAGGGTGGCGTTGCGTTTGGCGCGGTCGATGGCCACATTCACATAGGTGTAGGCCATGCCATCTTCGCTGTCGCTGCGTTCGATGCGAGGCAGGTTCACGCCTTTGGCGCCGGCCGGGCGGTCGCTCTGGGTGGCCAGTTTGGCGGCGCGTTCGCTCACGGCGGCGGCGAACTGCTGGGGCTTGGCCACGGCGTCGACCAGGCGCCAGTCCACGGCCTTTTGGCCGCGCACGCCTTCGCTGGTGGTACAGAAGATGTCGGCCAGGTCGTGGCGCACGTGGCGTTTGTCGGTCACGCGGGTCAGGCCCCCGGTGCCGGGCAAGACGCCGAGCAACGGCACTTCGGGCAGGCTGACCGCGCTGGAGCGGTCGTCGACCAAGAGGATTTCATCGCAGGCCAGGGCCAGTTCGTAGCCGCCGCCGGCGCAGGCGCCGTTCAAGGCGGCGAGGAATTTGAGGCCGGAGTGTTTGCTGCTGTCTTCGATGCCGTTGCGGGTTTCGTTGGTGAACTTGCAGAAGTTCACTTTCCAGGCGTGGCTGGAGACGCCGAGCATGAAGATGTTGGCGCCGGAGCAGAACACGCGGTCTTTGCCGCTGGTGACGACCACGGTGCGCACTTCGGGGTGTTCGAAGCGGATGCGGTTCAGGGCGTCGTGCAGTTCGATGTCCACGCCCAGGTCGTAGCTGTTGAGCTTGAGTTTGTAGCCCGGGCGGATGCCGCCGTCTTCGTCGATGTCGATCG
This Hydrogenophaga taeniospiralis DNA region includes the following protein-coding sequences:
- the boxB gene encoding benzoyl-CoA 2,3-epoxidase subunit BoxB — its product is MSTIDYSDKIPNNVNLSEDRTLQRALEQWQPNYLKWWDDMGPDGSQNFDVYLRTAISVDPQGWAQFGHVKMPDYRWGIFLNPAEADRKIHFGDHKGEAAWQDIPGEYRANLRRIIVTQGDTEPASVEQQRHLGLTCPSQYDLRNLFQVNVEEGRHLWAMVYLLHKYFGKDGREEGEALLERNSGNADNPRILEAFNEETPDWLSFFMFTYFTDRDGKFQLCALAESSFDPLARTTKFMLTEEAHHMFVGESGVSRVINRTCQVMNELKTDDPAKLRAAGVIDLPTIQRYLNFHFSVTIDLFGADESSNAATFYSTGLKGRYEEGKRTDDHVLKGQFYKVLNVQNGQLVEKEVPMLNALNEVLRDDYIKDSIGGVERWNKVIEKAGIPFRLTVPHKAFHRNIGLLKGVKVAPDGRVVSESEWAANRDHWLPSEGDRAFVASLMGRVVDPGKFANWIAPPVMGINRQPVDFEYVRFG
- the boxC gene encoding 2,3-epoxybenzoyl-CoA dihydrolase — protein: MNAPDPFVTRQAQMVDYRTAPSEYRHWKLAFDGAVATLAIDIDEDGGIRPGYKLKLNSYDLGVDIELHDALNRIRFEHPEVRTVVVTSGKDRVFCSGANIFMLGVSSHAWKVNFCKFTNETRNGIEDSSKHSGLKFLAALNGACAGGGYELALACDEILLVDDRSSAVSLPEVPLLGVLPGTGGLTRVTDKRHVRHDLADIFCTTSEGVRGQKAVDWRLVDAVAKPQQFAAAVSERAAKLATQSDRPAGAKGVNLPRIERSDSEDGMAYTYVNVAIDRAKRNATLTIKAPSGAQPTDIAGIEAAGAAWYPLQMARELDDAILNLRTNELDIGTWILKTEGDAAAVLACDQLRERFADHWLVREVQGLLRRTFARLDVSSRSLFALIDEGSCFAGTLAELAFCADRTYMLALPDQPEKAPRLTLSDENFGSLPMVNDQSRLQRRFYEEAGPMQAARGAIGQALDADAAFALGLVTAAPDDIDWADEVRLALEERAAMSPDALTGLEANLRFAQKENMATRVFGRLTAWQNWIFQRPNAVGEKGALKVYGKGDKAAFDFNRV